A genomic window from Agreia sp. COWG includes:
- a CDS encoding metal ABC transporter permease has product MSGGDSVDWGSLWSQIFNFSDYGELLVLLQNSIIAGAVLGIVGGLVGVFVMSRDMAFAVHGISELSFAGASAGLLFGVGVVEGSLAGSLAAALLIGFLGSRSRDRNSIIAVLMPFGLGFGILCLALYPGRSANKFGLLTGQIVAVDDPRLNSLIVISIVVVVGLLVIWRPLTFASVDADVASARGVPVRTLSIVFMLLLGLAVAVSVQVVGSLLVLSILVTPAAAALRVSASPIVVPLLSMLFAVVSLVGGIMLALGGSVPISPYVTTISFAIYVVCRIIAASRARRGISGRTPATKATVESWS; this is encoded by the coding sequence ATGAGCGGCGGCGACAGCGTGGACTGGGGCAGCCTCTGGTCGCAGATCTTCAACTTCAGCGACTACGGCGAGCTTCTCGTGCTGCTGCAGAACTCCATCATCGCGGGCGCAGTGCTCGGTATCGTCGGCGGACTCGTCGGAGTCTTCGTGATGTCGCGCGACATGGCCTTCGCCGTGCACGGCATCAGCGAGCTCTCGTTCGCGGGGGCCTCGGCCGGACTGCTGTTCGGGGTCGGGGTGGTCGAGGGGTCGCTTGCAGGCTCTCTCGCCGCGGCCCTGCTCATCGGGTTCCTCGGCAGCAGGTCTCGAGATCGCAACTCGATCATCGCCGTGCTGATGCCCTTCGGGCTGGGTTTCGGCATCCTGTGCCTGGCGCTGTACCCCGGCCGCAGTGCCAACAAGTTCGGGCTGCTCACCGGCCAGATCGTGGCCGTCGACGACCCGCGGCTCAACTCGCTGATCGTCATCTCGATCGTGGTCGTCGTCGGACTGCTCGTCATCTGGCGCCCGCTCACCTTCGCCAGTGTCGATGCCGATGTGGCCTCGGCGCGCGGCGTTCCCGTGCGCACCCTCTCGATCGTCTTCATGCTGCTGCTCGGCCTGGCGGTCGCCGTGTCGGTGCAGGTCGTCGGTTCGCTGCTCGTGCTGAGCATCCTCGTGACCCCGGCGGCCGCGGCGCTGAGGGTCTCCGCGTCTCCCATCGTGGTTCCCCTGCTGAGCATGCTGTTCGCCGTGGTCTCGCTCGTGGGCGGCATCATGCTGGCGCTCGGCGGCTCCGTGCCGATCAGCCCCTATGTGACTACCATCTCGTTCGCCATCTACGTGGTGTGCCGCATCATCGCGGCGTCCCGCGCACGGAGGGGCATCTCGGGCCGTACCCCCGCCACGAAGGCTACGGTTGAGTCATGGTCGTGA
- a CDS encoding metal ABC transporter ATP-binding protein translates to MTSNAVKGEPGLSAPVLSVRGGALRFAERTLWHDLDFDVRAGEFIAVLGANGSGKSSLLKVILGQQPLSAGTISFEGGPVTRGNRRIGYIPQQKLADEGAPLRGRDLVALGVDGHRFGLPLPSRSRRREVDALLESVGASEYANVSVSTLSGGEQQRLRVGQSLAGDPRLLLCDEPLLSLDLAHQRAVSELIDTHRRERTLGVLFVTHDINPVLDMVDRVLYLAGGSFRIGTPDEVLRSEVLSELYGSPVDVIRTRGRVIVAGVPDGHHGHHDHDGHTHPDADAAAADLSRERGAR, encoded by the coding sequence GTGACGAGTAATGCGGTCAAGGGTGAACCGGGCCTGAGTGCCCCGGTGCTCAGCGTGCGGGGCGGTGCCCTGCGGTTCGCCGAGCGCACCCTCTGGCACGACCTCGACTTCGACGTGAGGGCTGGGGAGTTCATCGCCGTTCTCGGAGCCAATGGCTCGGGAAAGTCGAGCCTGCTCAAGGTGATCCTCGGCCAGCAGCCCCTGAGTGCCGGAACGATCTCGTTCGAGGGCGGCCCCGTGACCCGGGGCAACCGTCGCATCGGCTACATTCCCCAGCAGAAGCTGGCCGACGAGGGAGCGCCCCTGCGAGGGCGTGACCTCGTCGCCCTCGGTGTCGACGGTCACCGCTTCGGCCTTCCCCTGCCGAGCAGGTCCAGGCGACGCGAGGTCGACGCCCTGCTCGAGTCGGTCGGCGCCAGCGAGTACGCGAACGTCTCGGTCTCGACGCTCTCGGGCGGCGAGCAGCAGCGGCTGCGCGTCGGTCAGTCCCTCGCGGGGGATCCGCGACTGCTGCTCTGCGACGAGCCGCTGCTGTCTCTCGATCTCGCCCACCAGCGCGCCGTCTCCGAGCTCATCGACACCCACCGCCGCGAGCGCACCCTCGGTGTGCTCTTCGTGACGCACGACATCAACCCGGTGCTCGACATGGTCGACAGGGTGCTCTACCTCGCCGGCGGCTCGTTCCGCATCGGCACACCCGACGAGGTGCTGCGCAGCGAAGTGCTCTCCGAGCTCTATGGTTCGCCCGTCGACGTCATCCGCACCCGGGGCCGCGTGATCGTGGCCGGGGTTCCCGACGGCCACCATGGTCATCACGACCACGACGGCCACACGCATCCGGATGCCGACGCCGCGGCCGCCGATCTCTCTCGCGAGCGGGGTGCGCGATGA
- a CDS encoding metal ABC transporter solute-binding protein, Zn/Mn family, producing the protein MTKKLLSLTALTAAAALALAGCSTTSGDTASTADPTDGSGVRVVASTDVYGNIAEQIGGDRVSVTSIIDDPDKDPHEYEADSRTQLALSKAQLVIENGGGYDDFVDTMLSASDNKIAPVLNAADISGYDQKPATGEFNEHVWYDFPTVEKLTEQLVKQLTAIDPSGADTFTANAKKFTGQLAALEQQEKDIKASFAGDGAAITEPVPLYMLNASGLVNKTPSEFSEAIEEGTDVPADVLKQTTDLFANGEVKLLAYNEQTSGAQTEAVLAAAKAGGVGIVPVTETLPKGTDYIGWMTTNLNAIQGALSGK; encoded by the coding sequence GTGACGAAAAAACTCCTCTCCCTCACCGCCCTCACGGCGGCGGCCGCGCTGGCCCTCGCCGGCTGCTCGACCACATCCGGCGACACGGCGTCGACGGCCGACCCGACCGACGGGTCTGGCGTGCGCGTCGTCGCGTCGACCGACGTGTACGGCAATATCGCCGAGCAGATCGGCGGCGATCGCGTCAGTGTGACGAGCATCATCGATGACCCCGACAAAGACCCGCACGAGTACGAGGCCGACTCGCGCACGCAGCTCGCCCTGTCGAAGGCGCAGCTGGTCATCGAGAACGGCGGCGGCTACGACGACTTCGTCGACACGATGCTGAGCGCATCCGACAACAAGATCGCCCCCGTTTTGAACGCGGCCGATATCTCGGGTTACGACCAGAAGCCGGCCACGGGCGAGTTCAACGAGCACGTCTGGTACGACTTCCCCACCGTAGAGAAGCTCACCGAGCAGCTCGTCAAGCAGCTCACGGCCATCGATCCCTCTGGCGCCGACACGTTCACTGCCAACGCCAAGAAGTTCACCGGCCAGCTGGCCGCCCTCGAGCAGCAGGAGAAGGACATCAAGGCCAGCTTCGCCGGAGACGGCGCGGCGATCACCGAACCCGTTCCTCTCTATATGCTCAACGCCTCTGGCCTGGTCAACAAGACGCCCAGCGAGTTCAGCGAGGCCATCGAAGAGGGAACCGACGTTCCCGCCGACGTGCTCAAGCAGACCACCGATCTCTTCGCCAACGGCGAGGTGAAGCTGCTCGCCTACAACGAGCAGACCTCTGGTGCCCAGACAGAGGCCGTGCTCGCCGCCGCCAAGGCCGGCGGAGTGGGCATCGTGCCCGTCACCGAGACCCTGCCCAAGGGAACGGACTACATCGGCTGGATGACAACGAACCTGAACGCGATCCAAGGTGCTCTCAGCGGCAAGTAG
- a CDS encoding TetR/AcrR family transcriptional regulator: protein MDSRQRKTRAKLAAAVLALASERSASSLTASELAIAAGINRSTFYQHASSPVGLLEDVLRDELDAIRDEYLGGPEASDTPEGGDATDTPDAIEQVTLAVLRHVNEHAAIYGRGLGAGSGSASLAPMLSAQFAATLAMLLDRHALSVPTVADARVPAHFVPDAAARFIADGTVGTLDVWLRTPEPRDPEAFMAAYRLFLPAWWPR, encoded by the coding sequence GTGGATTCCCGTCAACGCAAGACACGCGCCAAACTGGCCGCGGCCGTGCTGGCCCTGGCCTCCGAGCGATCGGCGTCGAGCCTCACGGCGTCGGAGCTGGCCATCGCGGCCGGCATCAACCGCTCGACCTTCTATCAGCACGCCTCCTCACCGGTGGGCCTGCTCGAGGATGTGCTGCGCGACGAGCTCGATGCCATTCGCGACGAATACCTCGGCGGGCCCGAGGCATCCGACACCCCCGAGGGCGGCGACGCCACCGACACCCCCGACGCGATCGAGCAGGTGACCCTCGCGGTGCTGCGTCATGTGAACGAGCACGCCGCAATCTACGGCCGCGGGCTCGGCGCTGGCAGCGGCTCGGCGAGTCTCGCGCCCATGCTCAGCGCACAATTCGCGGCCACCCTGGCGATGCTGCTCGACCGGCACGCCCTCTCGGTGCCGACCGTCGCCGATGCGCGGGTGCCCGCACACTTCGTGCCGGATGCCGCCGCCCGCTTCATCGCGGACGGCACCGTGGGCACCCTCGACGTGTGGCTGCGCACGCCCGAGCCCCGCGACCCCGAGGCATTCATGGCGGCGTACCGACTGTTCCTTCCGGCATGGTGGCCGCGCTAG
- a CDS encoding DUF3253 domain-containing protein, whose translation MSADTPAHAALSDIDRRLEAAILELLARRAPTSSICPSDAARAVGDDDWRTLMDASRAAAGRLVARGTVEVTQGGEPVDVATARGPVRIRRTRPDADEPA comes from the coding sequence ATGTCCGCTGACACCCCCGCCCATGCAGCCCTGAGCGACATCGACCGGCGCCTCGAGGCGGCGATCCTCGAGCTGCTCGCACGCCGCGCACCCACATCGTCGATCTGCCCCTCGGATGCCGCGAGGGCCGTCGGCGACGACGACTGGCGCACACTCATGGATGCGTCGCGCGCCGCAGCAGGCCGGCTCGTCGCGCGCGGAACGGTCGAGGTGACGCAGGGCGGCGAGCCGGTCGATGTGGCGACGGCGCGCGGGCCCGTCCGCATCCGGCGCACGCGGCCGGACGCGGACGAGCCCGCCTAA
- a CDS encoding alpha/beta fold hydrolase, with protein sequence MTEITAHHGLLKDINLHVDDTGGSGRAVVLIHGWPLSGESWKYQVPALVAAGYRVVTYDRRGFGRSDKPLTGYGYDTLTDDLEAVLTALDLRDVTLVGFSMGGGEVARYFTKYGTERIHSAVFASAVPPYLLQTPGNPDGPLTAAAAAQMTAGLTANQDSFYDDFTTQFFSVDGTLVVTEEQRQEALALAKQASKVAALEAMASFASTDFREDLPRVTVPTLVIHGDGDGTVPFEGSGARTHAAIAGSELQVVAGGPHGVNVSHADEWNRVVIEFLAK encoded by the coding sequence ATGACCGAGATCACCGCCCATCACGGACTACTGAAAGACATCAACCTGCACGTCGACGACACCGGCGGATCCGGCCGGGCCGTCGTGCTCATCCACGGCTGGCCGCTGAGTGGAGAGTCTTGGAAGTACCAGGTTCCCGCCCTCGTCGCCGCCGGATACCGTGTGGTCACCTACGACCGCCGCGGCTTCGGTCGAAGCGACAAGCCGCTCACCGGCTACGGCTACGACACCCTGACCGATGACCTCGAGGCCGTGCTGACCGCGCTCGACCTGCGCGACGTCACGCTCGTGGGCTTCTCCATGGGTGGCGGCGAGGTTGCCCGCTACTTCACGAAGTACGGAACCGAGCGCATCCACAGTGCCGTCTTCGCATCGGCCGTTCCGCCGTACCTACTGCAGACGCCCGGCAACCCGGATGGTCCGCTGACCGCTGCGGCCGCCGCGCAGATGACCGCCGGCCTCACGGCCAACCAGGACTCCTTCTACGACGACTTCACGACCCAGTTCTTCTCGGTCGACGGCACGCTCGTCGTCACCGAGGAGCAGCGCCAGGAGGCGCTCGCCCTCGCGAAGCAGGCATCCAAGGTCGCTGCGCTCGAGGCGATGGCGTCGTTCGCCAGCACCGACTTCCGGGAAGACCTGCCTCGCGTCACCGTTCCCACGCTGGTGATCCACGGCGATGGCGACGGAACCGTTCCGTTCGAGGGCTCCGGTGCCCGCACTCACGCGGCGATCGCCGGCTCGGAACTGCAGGTGGTCGCGGGCGGCCCACACGGCGTGAACGTCAGCCACGCAGACGAGTGGAACCGCGTCGTCATCGAGTTCCTCGCGAAGTAG